A window of the Oscillospiraceae bacterium NTUH-002-81 genome harbors these coding sequences:
- a CDS encoding nucleoside hydrolase, with protein sequence MKKKMILSVDTGIDDALAIAYAIGQQEMELIGITVSYGMSIVENTYRNTKKLVELLGAQVPVYMGSAVPIVRPGRDYKLAGSKIHGQDGMANQFGDYEPEDVAGAVVEESVDYIIDSIHTYGKDLVLVTTGPMTDLARVITKEPGILDQIGAVYSMVGALAAPGNVNPYKEANAGMDPEAVKLVLETEPPLTVIGLDVTRKTLMSFADLQRWQTIGTGRADFLAKLVEYYLDAYRVMHPYLKGCALHDPLAVGAALHPEWITTIPMHLTCVTEGEADGRTCENLEKCDDTDYHTCGALFVDSAAFEENFFATVENVLAGQAGA encoded by the coding sequence ATGAAGAAGAAAATGATACTGAGTGTGGACACGGGAATTGATGATGCGCTGGCCATCGCCTATGCCATCGGGCAGCAGGAGATGGAGCTGATCGGCATCACGGTTTCCTATGGTATGTCCATTGTGGAGAATACATACCGGAATACAAAAAAGCTGGTGGAACTTTTGGGGGCGCAGGTGCCTGTATACATGGGAAGTGCGGTACCTATCGTCCGTCCGGGACGGGATTATAAGCTGGCGGGCAGTAAGATCCATGGGCAGGACGGTATGGCGAATCAGTTTGGAGATTATGAGCCGGAGGATGTGGCCGGCGCAGTGGTGGAGGAGTCGGTGGATTACATCATTGACAGCATCCATACCTACGGCAAAGATCTGGTGCTGGTAACCACAGGCCCCATGACCGATCTGGCCCGGGTGATCACAAAGGAGCCGGGTATCCTTGATCAGATCGGTGCAGTGTATTCCATGGTGGGGGCGCTGGCAGCACCCGGGAATGTGAATCCATATAAGGAGGCCAATGCGGGCATGGATCCGGAAGCTGTGAAGCTGGTGCTGGAGACAGAACCTCCGCTGACAGTCATCGGTCTGGATGTGACGAGAAAAACACTGATGAGCTTTGCAGATCTGCAGCGCTGGCAGACGATCGGTACCGGACGGGCAGATTTTCTGGCGAAACTGGTGGAATATTATCTGGATGCGTACCGTGTGATGCATCCGTATCTGAAGGGCTGTGCGCTGCATGACCCGCTGGCTGTGGGTGCGGCGCTGCATCCGGAGTGGATCACCACCATCCCCATGCATCTGACCTGTGTGACCGAAGGAGAAGCGGACGGCCGTACCTGCGAGAATCTGGAAAAATGCGATGATACCGATTATCATACATGCGGTGCCCTGTTTGTGGACAGTGCAGCGTTTGAGGAGAATTTCTTTGCGACTGTGGAAAACGTGCTTGCCGGTCAGGCTGGTGCATAA
- a CDS encoding YraN family protein: protein MDTSYKINTRRIGTAHERQAETFLKEKGYRIVARNYRCRSGEIDLIARDGECLVFVEVRYRTDTGKRASAGDSGHAETAPDL from the coding sequence TTGGACACTTCGTATAAAATTAACACCCGCCGTATCGGCACGGCCCATGAGCGGCAGGCAGAAACTTTTCTGAAAGAAAAGGGCTACCGGATTGTGGCCCGGAATTACCGGTGCCGTTCGGGAGAGATCGATCTCATTGCCCGGGACGGGGAATGTCTGGTGTTCGTGGAGGTGCGCTACCGGACGGACACCGGAAAAAGGGCATCCGCTGGAGACAGTGGACACGCGGAAACAGCGCCGGATCTGTAA
- a CDS encoding DUF512 domain-containing protein, producing MKKQDGQLTGHVIDGIEPGSIAEELEIEPGDTLVSVNGSPITDVFDYQYLTNEEYLEILIRKADGEEWELEIEKEFEEDLGLIFENGLMDEYRSCRNKCVFCFIDQMPPGMRETLYFKDDDSRLSFLQGNYVTLTNMSDKDIDRIVRYHLAPINISFQTTNPELRCKMLHNRFAGEALKKVQKLYEAGIEMNGQIVLCKGLNDGPELERSIRDLSAYLPHLQSVSIVPVGLTKYREGLYPMVPFTKEEARAVTALVHDWQEKLYARWGTHFIHCGDEWYILSEEDMPPAETYDGYLQLENGVGMTRLLLDEVDDALAEETGDDRECHLVLATGVLAGPFMKRIVAQVQQKFPGIHVDVRVIRNDFFGEKITVAGLLTAQDLIAQLSGTLDGAERLLIPSVMLKNDEPIFLDDMSLDAFSEALHIPVTVVESGGQDLVDAIINIEGEQI from the coding sequence ATGAAGAAACAGGACGGACAGCTGACGGGGCATGTCATTGACGGCATTGAACCGGGCAGTATCGCGGAGGAGCTGGAGATTGAACCGGGAGATACCCTGGTCAGTGTCAATGGCAGTCCGATCACGGATGTCTTTGACTACCAGTATCTGACCAATGAGGAATATCTGGAGATCCTCATCCGCAAGGCGGACGGCGAGGAATGGGAGCTGGAGATCGAGAAGGAATTCGAGGAAGATCTGGGGCTCATTTTCGAGAATGGTCTGATGGATGAATACCGCTCCTGCCGGAACAAATGTGTCTTCTGTTTCATTGACCAGATGCCGCCGGGCATGCGGGAAACGCTGTATTTCAAGGATGACGACTCCCGTCTTTCTTTTTTACAGGGCAACTATGTGACACTGACCAATATGAGTGACAAGGATATTGACCGGATCGTCCGGTATCATCTGGCACCCATCAATATTTCCTTTCAGACCACAAACCCGGAGCTGCGCTGCAAGATGCTGCACAACCGGTTTGCCGGGGAAGCGCTGAAAAAGGTACAGAAGCTGTATGAGGCCGGGATCGAGATGAATGGCCAGATCGTGCTCTGCAAGGGGCTGAACGACGGCCCGGAGTTGGAACGGTCCATCCGGGATCTGTCGGCGTATCTACCCCATCTGCAAAGTGTGTCCATTGTACCGGTGGGCCTGACCAAATACCGGGAAGGTTTATACCCCATGGTGCCCTTTACCAAAGAGGAGGCCAGGGCAGTGACGGCGCTGGTGCACGACTGGCAGGAGAAGCTGTATGCCAGATGGGGAACCCATTTCATCCACTGCGGTGATGAATGGTACATTTTGTCGGAGGAGGACATGCCTCCGGCAGAGACATACGATGGCTACTTGCAGCTGGAAAACGGGGTGGGCATGACGAGACTTTTGCTGGACGAGGTGGATGACGCGCTGGCGGAGGAGACCGGGGATGACAGAGAATGCCATCTGGTGCTGGCCACCGGTGTGCTGGCCGGGCCGTTCATGAAGCGGATCGTGGCGCAGGTACAGCAGAAATTTCCCGGCATCCATGTGGATGTGCGGGTGATCCGCAATGATTTCTTCGGGGAGAAGATCACCGTGGCGGGGCTTCTCACGGCTCAGGATCTCATTGCCCAGCTTTCAGGCACGCTGGACGGCGCCGAGCGGCTGCTCATTCCGTCGGTGATGCTGAAAAATGATGAGCCGATTTTTCTGGATGATATGTCGCTGGATGCATTTTCAGAGGCTTTACACATCCCGGTCACTGTCGTAGAATCAGGGGGACAGGATCTGGTGGATGCCATTATAAATATAGAAGGAGAACAGATATGA
- the rimM gene encoding ribosome maturation factor RimM (Essential for efficient processing of 16S rRNA): MEDRFQVGVITTTHGVRGEVKVFPTTDDVKRFKRLKKVILDTGKEEKILEVEGARFMKNLVLLKFKGYDSINDIEKYKGCSLYVTREDAVRLRKDEYFVADLIGMEVFLEDGSAFGKLTDVMTTGANDVYVITIADRREILVPAIKDCILSVDPEAGRMEIHLLPGLME, translated from the coding sequence TTGGAAGACAGATTTCAGGTAGGGGTCATTACCACGACCCACGGAGTACGGGGAGAAGTGAAAGTGTTCCCCACAACGGATGATGTGAAGCGGTTCAAACGGCTGAAAAAGGTCATCCTTGATACAGGAAAAGAAGAGAAGATCCTGGAGGTGGAGGGAGCCAGATTTATGAAAAATCTGGTGCTCCTGAAGTTCAAGGGATATGATTCCATCAATGATATAGAGAAATATAAGGGCTGCAGCCTGTATGTGACAAGAGAGGATGCGGTGCGGCTGCGAAAGGATGAATACTTTGTGGCAGACCTCATCGGCATGGAGGTGTTTCTGGAGGACGGCAGTGCTTTTGGAAAGCTGACGGATGTGATGACCACCGGCGCCAACGATGTGTATGTGATCACCATTGCCGACAGGCGGGAGATCCTCGTTCCGGCCATCAAGGACTGTATCCTGTCGGTGGATCCGGAAGCGGGCAGAATGGAGATCCATCTGCTGCCGGGTCTGATGGAGTAA
- a CDS encoding NAD(P)H-dependent glycerol-3-phosphate dehydrogenase produces MAKVSVLGAGSWGTALAVMLHGNHHQVTLWSALSDEVAQLRRDREQKGKLPGVHIPEDINITDCLEEAVKDREMLVLAVPSVFVRGTARQLSGLVPEGQLIVCVAKGVEEDTLMTMTDIIEQELPMVDAAVLSGPSHAEEAGKGIPTTCVAGAHTRQTAEHIQNLFMSETFRVYTSPDMLGIELGAALKNVVALAAGIADGLGYGDNTKAALITRGMAEISRLGIAMGGKIETFYGLSGIGDLIVTCASVHSRNRRAGYLIGQGCTMQEAMDQVKMVVEGVYSAKAARELAEKYQVEMPIIEQVNRVLFENKAPGEAVRELMLRDKKIETSVLAWE; encoded by the coding sequence ATGGCCAAGGTCAGTGTATTGGGAGCAGGAAGCTGGGGAACGGCGCTGGCAGTCATGCTGCACGGCAACCATCATCAGGTGACACTCTGGTCGGCATTGTCAGATGAGGTGGCACAGCTTCGCAGAGACCGGGAGCAGAAAGGCAAATTGCCGGGAGTACATATACCGGAGGATATTAACATTACAGACTGTCTGGAGGAAGCGGTGAAGGATCGGGAAATGCTGGTGCTGGCTGTGCCGTCGGTGTTCGTCCGGGGAACGGCGAGACAGCTTTCCGGTCTGGTGCCGGAGGGACAGCTCATCGTCTGTGTGGCAAAGGGTGTGGAGGAAGATACGCTCATGACCATGACGGACATTATCGAGCAGGAGCTGCCGATGGTGGATGCGGCGGTGCTTTCCGGGCCCAGCCATGCGGAGGAGGCAGGCAAGGGCATTCCCACCACCTGTGTGGCAGGCGCCCATACCCGGCAGACGGCAGAACATATTCAGAATCTGTTCATGAGCGAGACGTTCCGCGTCTATACGAGCCCGGATATGCTGGGCATTGAGCTGGGCGCTGCCCTGAAAAACGTGGTGGCACTGGCGGCGGGCATTGCGGATGGTCTGGGATACGGGGACAACACAAAGGCAGCCCTCATCACCCGGGGCATGGCAGAGATTTCCCGGCTGGGCATTGCCATGGGCGGCAAGATTGAGACCTTTTACGGATTGTCCGGTATCGGGGATCTGATCGTAACCTGTGCCAGTGTGCACAGCAGGAACCGGCGGGCCGGGTATCTGATCGGCCAGGGCTGCACCATGCAGGAAGCCATGGATCAGGTGAAAATGGTTGTGGAAGGGGTGTATTCCGCCAAGGCTGCCAGAGAGCTGGCAGAAAAATATCAGGTGGAGATGCCCATCATTGAACAGGTCAATCGGGTGCTGTTTGAAAATAAAGCACCGGGAGAGGCCGTGCGTGAACTGATGTTGCGGGATAAGAAGATCGAGACCAGTGTACTGGCATGGGAGTAA
- the lepB gene encoding signal peptidase I, with amino-acid sequence MTDSKKEKRTDGVYREIFSMMFYLIFVVAATLLIIRFVGQRTEVSGHSMEDTLDDGDNLIVDKLTYRFRDPVRYDIIVFPYKYKEDTYYIKRIIGLPGEMVQITEEGNILINGEILEESYGREVMKSPGIAADPIILGEDEYFVLGDNRNASADSRDPSVGVISGKDIVGRAWLRIWPLNKFGILKHQ; translated from the coding sequence ATGACGGATTCAAAGAAGGAAAAACGGACTGACGGGGTGTACCGGGAGATTTTCAGCATGATGTTTTACCTGATTTTTGTTGTGGCGGCAACGCTGCTGATCATCCGGTTTGTGGGACAGCGGACAGAGGTCAGTGGCCATTCCATGGAGGATACGCTGGATGACGGCGACAATCTGATCGTGGATAAGCTGACTTACCGGTTCAGGGATCCGGTGCGGTACGACATTATTGTTTTTCCGTATAAATATAAAGAAGACACGTACTATATCAAGCGGATCATCGGGCTTCCCGGGGAGATGGTACAGATCACCGAGGAGGGGAATATCCTCATCAACGGGGAGATCCTGGAGGAATCCTACGGCCGGGAGGTTATGAAGAGCCCGGGTATTGCGGCGGATCCCATCATTCTCGGAGAAGATGAATATTTTGTGCTGGGAGATAACCGAAACGCCAGCGCAGACAGCCGGGATCCCAGCGTAGGTGTCATTTCCGGTAAGGATATCGTGGGCAGAGCGTGGCTGCGCATCTGGCCGCTGAACAAGTTCGGTATTTTGAAACATCAGTAA
- the rpsP gene encoding 30S ribosomal protein S16 yields MAVKIRLRRMGQKKAPFYRIIVADSRSPRDGRFIEEIGTYDPTRDPSVYKVNEELAKKWLANGAQPTETVSKIFKMAGIEK; encoded by the coding sequence ATGGCAGTAAAGATCAGATTAAGAAGAATGGGTCAGAAGAAGGCTCCTTTCTATAGAATCATCGTAGCAGATTCCAGATCCCCGAGAGATGGCAGATTCATCGAGGAGATCGGTACTTATGATCCGACCAGAGATCCGAGTGTATACAAGGTAAACGAGGAGCTTGCAAAGAAGTGGCTCGCTAACGGCGCTCAGCCGACCGAGACAGTAAGCAAGATCTTCAAGATGGCCGGTATCGAAAAATAA
- a CDS encoding KH domain-containing protein, with product MKELVEVIAKSLVDNPDEVVVNETETDKGIVVELHVAQSDMGKVIGKQGRIAKAIRAVVKAASSSEDKKVVVEILQ from the coding sequence GTGAAAGAATTAGTAGAAGTAATTGCAAAGTCGCTGGTAGATAACCCGGATGAGGTCGTAGTCAATGAAACCGAGACAGACAAAGGCATTGTGGTAGAACTGCATGTGGCCCAGTCTGATATGGGCAAAGTCATTGGCAAGCAGGGGCGTATTGCAAAGGCAATCCGTGCAGTCGTCAAGGCAGCGTCTTCCTCGGAAGACAAGAAAGTTGTCGTGGAGATATTACAGTAG
- the lepB gene encoding signal peptidase I, with product MRRRRRRYTRGKKESKWNMNMLGNILLWIFQIAVVLLMAFVLVFYAGEQISNIGDSMSPTLENGDVVLVNRFVYKVTSPKQGDLVVFRPNGNVNAHFYIKRVVAGPGDTVQIRDGFLYVNDELMTDLPFGRISNAGMAEDTVTVGSEEYFVIGDNPDSSEDSRYTDIGNVKLSDIEGKAWYVLSPRTRRGKL from the coding sequence ATGCGAAGAAGACGGAGAAGATACACCAGGGGAAAAAAAGAGAGCAAATGGAACATGAACATGCTGGGAAATATCCTACTGTGGATTTTTCAGATCGCAGTGGTTCTTCTCATGGCGTTTGTGCTCGTATTTTATGCGGGCGAACAGATCAGCAACATCGGAGATTCCATGTCACCCACCCTGGAGAACGGGGATGTGGTGCTGGTGAACCGTTTTGTATATAAAGTGACCTCCCCGAAGCAGGGCGACCTGGTCGTATTTCGGCCCAACGGCAACGTGAATGCCCATTTTTATATCAAGCGGGTGGTGGCCGGGCCGGGGGACACCGTACAGATCAGGGACGGTTTTCTCTATGTCAATGACGAACTGATGACAGACCTGCCCTTCGGACGGATCTCCAACGCCGGTATGGCGGAGGACACCGTAACGGTCGGAAGTGAGGAATATTTTGTGATCGGAGACAACCCCGACAGCAGTGAGGACAGCAGATACACGGATATCGGCAATGTGAAGCTGTCCGATATCGAGGGAAAGGCGTGGTATGTCCTTTCACCGCGGACACGCAGAGGGAAGCTTTAG
- the trmD gene encoding tRNA (guanosine(37)-N1)-methyltransferase TrmD, producing the protein MNYHVLTLFPEMIEQGLHTSIIGRAMEKGLLSLDAVNIRDFSTDKHKRVDDYIYGGGAGLLMQAEPVYQAYLSVKEKIGKAPRVIYMTPQGQVFHQKLAEELAQEEDLVFLCGHYEGIDERVLEEIVTDNVSIGDYVLTGGELPAMVMIDAISRHVPGVLNNEDSAGEDSFSNQLLEYPQYSRPEVWHDKQVPPVLLSGHHGKVDAWRREQSLLRTFQRRPELLEQADLSEQDWKFLERLRSLEDKT; encoded by the coding sequence ATGAATTATCACGTATTAACGCTGTTTCCGGAAATGATCGAGCAGGGGCTGCATACGAGTATCATCGGCAGAGCCATGGAGAAGGGACTGCTTTCTCTGGATGCCGTCAACATCCGGGATTTTTCCACGGACAAGCACAAACGGGTGGATGATTATATTTACGGCGGCGGCGCGGGCCTCCTCATGCAGGCGGAGCCGGTGTATCAGGCCTATCTGTCGGTAAAGGAGAAGATCGGAAAGGCGCCCCGGGTCATCTATATGACGCCCCAGGGGCAGGTGTTCCATCAGAAGCTGGCGGAGGAGCTGGCACAGGAGGAAGACCTGGTGTTCCTCTGCGGCCACTATGAAGGCATTGACGAGCGGGTGCTGGAAGAGATCGTGACGGATAACGTGTCCATCGGCGACTATGTGCTCACCGGCGGGGAGCTGCCTGCCATGGTCATGATCGATGCTATTTCCCGGCATGTGCCCGGGGTTCTGAACAATGAGGATTCTGCCGGGGAGGACTCCTTCAGCAACCAGCTGCTGGAATATCCCCAGTACAGCCGTCCGGAGGTGTGGCATGACAAACAGGTGCCGCCGGTATTGCTGTCCGGCCATCACGGTAAGGTGGATGCCTGGAGGAGGGAACAGTCGCTGCTCCGCACATTCCAACGCCGTCCGGAGCTTCTGGAACAGGCGGATCTGTCCGAGCAGGACTGGAAATTCCTGGAACGGCTGCGCAGCCTGGAGGATAAAACGTGA
- the plsY gene encoding glycerol-3-phosphate 1-O-acyltransferase PlsY — protein sequence MMIRLICVAIGYVFGLFQTSYIYGKMHGIDIRTQGSGNAGTTNALRVLGKKAGAITFLGDALKCVAAVLLVQALFGASHGDIRPLLAIYAGAGVVLGHNFPFYLGFKGGKGIAASAGMMLAFGHFPIFAVSALAFILVFTITNYVSLGSMVLYLCFLVQVIFLGQRGEFGMSQGHLTELYIVAACLTALAFWQHRTNIGRLIHGTENKTYLLKKKTKGEN from the coding sequence ATGATGATCCGTCTGATCTGTGTGGCCATCGGTTACGTGTTTGGCCTGTTTCAGACCTCTTATATTTACGGAAAAATGCACGGTATTGATATCCGTACCCAGGGCAGCGGCAACGCGGGTACCACCAACGCCCTGCGGGTGCTGGGCAAAAAGGCCGGTGCCATTACCTTTCTGGGAGACGCGCTGAAATGCGTGGCGGCTGTGCTGCTGGTGCAGGCGCTGTTTGGCGCCTCCCACGGGGATATCCGTCCGCTGCTGGCCATTTATGCCGGGGCAGGTGTGGTATTGGGACATAACTTTCCGTTTTATCTGGGCTTCAAGGGCGGCAAGGGCATTGCTGCCTCTGCGGGCATGATGCTGGCCTTCGGCCATTTCCCGATTTTTGCCGTGTCCGCGCTGGCCTTTATTCTCGTGTTTACCATCACGAATTATGTGTCGCTGGGTTCCATGGTGCTGTACCTCTGTTTTCTGGTGCAGGTGATCTTTCTGGGACAGCGGGGTGAATTTGGCATGAGCCAGGGACACCTGACAGAGCTTTATATCGTGGCGGCCTGCCTGACGGCGCTGGCGTTCTGGCAGCACCGGACAAACATCGGGCGGCTCATCCACGGAACGGAAAATAAGACTTACCTATTAAAAAAGAAAACAAAGGGGGAGAACTGA
- a CDS encoding asparaginase → MKKIFLIATGGTIASREGKNGLTPELSLEQLLQYVPQIRELCRIRAVQPMNLDSTNMQPSDWLCLAKLIRNVYEKYDGFVILHGTDTMAYTAAALSYLIQNSRKPIVLTGAQKPIDQDITDARSNVLQSVRYVCDDRASDVNFVFNGEVIAGTRGRKIRTKSFNAFSSVDYPHLAVIRENHIIHYITRSMNAPVTWYDALNDKVFVLKLIPGLSADILDYLAERYEAVVIEGFGIGGVPSTERQKFCEKITTFLDKGRTLVITTQVPLEGSDLSVYEVGRLFRKDERVLEAYNMTLEAIVTKLMWLLACTKNRQELARRFYEEINYDICL, encoded by the coding sequence GTGAAGAAGATTTTTTTGATTGCCACAGGAGGAACCATTGCTTCCAGGGAAGGGAAGAATGGTCTGACACCGGAGCTTTCCCTGGAGCAGCTTTTACAGTATGTGCCGCAGATCCGGGAGCTTTGCCGGATCAGAGCAGTACAGCCCATGAATCTGGACAGCACGAACATGCAGCCGTCTGACTGGCTTTGTCTGGCAAAGCTGATCAGGAATGTGTATGAAAAGTATGATGGCTTTGTGATCCTGCACGGAACTGATACGATGGCTTATACGGCGGCCGCTTTGTCATATCTGATCCAGAACAGCAGGAAACCGATTGTGCTGACGGGTGCGCAGAAGCCCATTGACCAGGATATTACCGATGCCAGAAGTAATGTGCTGCAGAGTGTACGTTATGTATGTGATGACAGGGCATCGGATGTAAATTTTGTATTCAACGGGGAAGTAATTGCCGGAACAAGAGGAAGAAAGATCCGGACGAAGAGCTTCAATGCTTTTTCCAGTGTGGATTATCCGCACCTGGCAGTTATCCGGGAAAATCATATCATCCATTATATTACCCGTTCCATGAATGCACCGGTGACCTGGTATGATGCATTGAATGATAAGGTATTTGTGCTGAAGCTGATTCCGGGACTGTCGGCAGACATTCTGGACTATCTGGCGGAACGTTATGAAGCCGTGGTCATCGAAGGGTTTGGTATCGGTGGAGTGCCCAGCACAGAACGACAGAAATTCTGTGAGAAGATTACCACTTTCCTTGATAAGGGCAGGACACTGGTTATTACCACGCAGGTACCGCTGGAAGGCAGCGACCTGAGTGTGTATGAGGTGGGAAGACTGTTCCGGAAGGATGAACGGGTACTGGAAGCCTATAATATGACACTGGAAGCCATTGTGACCAAGCTGATGTGGTTACTGGCGTGTACGAAGAACCGTCAGGAGCTGGCGAGACGGTTTTATGAAGAGATAAATTACGATATTTGTTTATAA
- the rplS gene encoding 50S ribosomal protein L19, with translation MNEIIKSIEDAQLKAEAPQFNVGDTVKVYGKIKEGNRERIQVFEGTVLKKQGGGARETFTVRKTSNGIGVEKTWPLHSPNVEKVEVIRRGKVRRAKLNYLRDRVGKKARVKELVK, from the coding sequence ATGAACGAAATCATCAAGAGCATTGAAGACGCTCAGTTAAAAGCAGAAGCACCGCAGTTTAATGTCGGTGACACCGTAAAAGTATACGGTAAGATCAAAGAGGGTAACCGTGAGAGAATCCAGGTATTCGAGGGCACAGTCCTGAAAAAGCAGGGCGGCGGCGCAAGAGAGACCTTTACTGTGAGAAAGACTTCCAACGGCATCGGCGTAGAGAAGACATGGCCGCTGCATTCTCCTAATGTAGAGAAGGTAGAAGTGATCCGCAGAGGTAAGGTAAGACGTGCGAAACTGAACTACTTAAGAGACCGTGTTGGTAAGAAGGCAAGGGTTAAAGAGTTAGTAAAATAA
- the pgeF gene encoding peptidoglycan editing factor PgeF: MRRDWIRKAKEQDRQIEEVRHGDVPFLEFPLLRETKMVVHGFTTREGGVSEGIFSSMNLSFTRGDDPARVKENYRRAAAALGVPAEHIVCSDQTHTTNVRHVTMDDRGKGVFREKDYRDVDGLITDTPGLVLATFFADCVPLFFVDPVRRCIGLSHSGWKGTAARMGARTVEAMTETFGSDPADIRAAIGPSICVDCYEVSEDVIQAFAKNYDRAVMKEICYRKENGKYQLNLWEANRHVLLAAGILPEHLAVTDICTCCNPTRLFSHRASQGKRGNLAAFLAISDGI, encoded by the coding sequence ATGCGAAGAGACTGGATACGAAAAGCAAAGGAGCAGGACAGACAGATCGAGGAAGTACGGCACGGGGATGTGCCGTTTCTGGAATTCCCGCTGCTGCGGGAGACGAAGATGGTGGTGCACGGCTTTACCACCCGGGAGGGCGGCGTCAGTGAGGGCATCTTTTCTTCCATGAATTTAAGCTTCACCAGAGGGGACGACCCGGCACGGGTAAAAGAAAATTACCGGCGGGCAGCGGCGGCGCTGGGGGTACCGGCAGAGCATATCGTCTGTTCGGATCAGACCCACACGACAAATGTGCGGCATGTGACCATGGACGACCGGGGAAAAGGCGTGTTCCGGGAGAAGGATTACCGGGATGTGGACGGCCTCATCACCGATACGCCGGGGCTGGTGCTGGCCACCTTTTTTGCGGACTGTGTGCCGCTGTTTTTCGTGGATCCGGTGCGGCGCTGCATCGGCCTGTCCCATTCCGGCTGGAAGGGAACGGCGGCAAGGATGGGCGCAAGGACGGTGGAGGCCATGACGGAGACCTTTGGCAGCGACCCGGCGGATATCCGGGCAGCCATCGGGCCTTCCATCTGCGTGGACTGTTATGAGGTCAGCGAGGATGTGATCCAGGCGTTTGCGAAAAACTATGACCGGGCAGTGATGAAAGAGATCTGCTATCGAAAAGAAAATGGAAAATATCAGCTGAATCTGTGGGAGGCCAACCGGCACGTCCTGCTGGCGGCGGGGATTTTGCCGGAACATCTGGCGGTGACGGACATCTGTACGTGCTGCAACCCGACCCGGCTGTTTTCTCACCGGGCCAGCCAGGGAAAGCGGGGGAATCTGGCGGCTTTCCTTGCAATTTCAGACGGTATTTAG